The Pseudoxanthomonas sp. genome segment CCGTCCAGGACGATGATGCCGTAGCGCCCGTTGTAGCTGCCGGAACCGTCGGCCTGCACGGTGATGATGGCGTCATCGGCACCGTCTTCCCCACTGCCGTTGATGGTTCCGCTGCCATCGGCGTTCACCGTGACGATGCCGCCACCATAGTTGGCGGTGCCGCTGCCATCCGCGTCGATGCGGAAGATGCCCTCGTCGCCATTGCGCACGAGGTTGCCTTGTCCGTCCACACTGGTGATGCCGGCGTCGTTGACCAGCGCGCCGTCGGTGGAACAGGTGGCCGGCCGCACACTGATCCCGGCAATGGGGTCGATGATGTCCTGCATCGAGGCTTCCAGGCGGCGCTGCGCAGGCGTTATCCCGACGATGTCCGGCACCACGATCATCGGGATGGCGGGAAATACGGGCACTCCCGGATCCCCCGCCTCCGGAGCGACCGCGGGCGGATCTGCCACGGGGGCCGGCACGCCCCGCCCCTCCTCCATGTCGCCGCTGCGGCCGCACCCGGCCATCGCGGCCACGACCGACACCATTCCGAACACCCGCACCAGGGATCGCATGCGTTGCATCACTCCTTCCACACCGGATACACCGTGCCGACCGGCAGCAAGGCGCGCGCCGACATTCCGACGGGCGACGCTAGCACCGCAAAGGTTAGAATGATGTCATGTCCCTCATGCAATTCCAGCGGGTCGACTTCAGCGTCGGCGGGCCGCTCCTCCTCGAACACGTCGACCTGTCCATCGAACCCGGCGAGCGCGTCTGCATCGTCGGTCGCAACGGCATGGGCAAATCCACGCTGATGCGGCTGATGGCCGGCGAGCTGAAACCGGACGACGGCGAGATCCGCGTGCAGAACGGCGTGGTGGTCGCGCGCATGGCGCAGGAAGTGCCGCAGGACACGCAGGGCACGGTGTTCGACGTGGTGGCCGAAGGCCTGGGCGACCTGGGCCAGCTTCTGGCGCGCTACCACCACGCGCTGCACGACGGCGACATGGACGCGATGGGTGATGCGCAGGCGCAGATCGAGGCGCGCAACGGCTGGGACCTGGACCGCCGCGTGCAGCAGGTGCTGGAGCGGCTGGAGCTGCCCGAAGAGACCGACTTCGCCGCGCTGTCCGGCGGTATGAAGCGCCGCGTGCTGCTGGCACAGGCGCTGGTACGCGATCCCGACATCCTGCTGCTGGACGAACCGACCAACCACCTCGACATCGAGGCGATCGCCTGGCTGGAAGGCTTCCTCAAGTCCTTCGGCGGCAGCATCGTGTTCGTCACCCATGACCGCAGCTTTCTGCGCTCGCTGGCGACGCGCATCCTGGAGATCGACCGCGGCCAGCTGACCAGCTGGCCCGGCGACTACGACAACTACCTGCGCCGTCGCGAAGAGCGATTGCATGCTGAGGCGCAGGAGAACGCGCGCTTCGACAAGCTGCTGGCGCAGGAAGAAGTGTGGATCCGCCAGGGCATCAAGGCGCGTCGCACGCGCAACGAAGGCCGCGTCACCGCGCTGAAGGCGATGCGTCGCGAACGCGCGCAGCGCCGCGAGTTGTCCGGCAACGTGAAGATGGAAGCCGCGGCGGCGCAGTCGTCGGGCAAGAAGGTCATCGAGGCCAGGCACATCACCCAGGCCTACGACGGCCGCACGCTGCTGGACGACGTGTCGGCGACCATCATGCGCGGCGACCGCGTCGGCATCATCGGTCCCAACGGCGCCGGCAAATCCACGCTTTTGAAGATCCTGCTGGGCGAACTGGCGCCGCAGCAGGGCGAAGTGAAGCTGGGCACCGGCCTGCAGATCGCCTACTTCGACCAGCACCGCAGCCAGCTGGACGAATCGCGCACCGCGCTGGAGAACGTGGCCGAAGGCAGCGACTTCGTCGAGATCAACGGCAGCCGCAAGCACATCATCGGCTACCTGCAGGATTTCCTGTTCTCGCCCGAACGCGCCCGTGCGCCGATCACCCGCCTCTCCGGTGGCGAGCGCAACCGCCTGCTGCTGGCCAAGCTGTTCGCACAAGCGTCGAACCTGCTGGTGATGGACGAACCAACCAACGACCTGGACGTCGAGACCCTGGAACTGCTGGAAGAACTGCTGCTCGACTACAAGGGCACGCTGCTGCTGGTCAGCCACGACCGCGACTTCCTCGACAACGTGGTCACCAGCACGCTGGTGCTGGAAGGCGAAGGCCGCCTGGGCGACTACGTGGGCGGTTACTCGGACTGGCTGCGCCAGCGGCGCACGCCGGGCCCGGTGTCCGCGACGACGGCGACGGCGACGACAACGGTAAAGCCGGCGCTGTCGAAGCAGCCGGAACCCGTCGCCGCCAAGCGCAAGCTCGGCTTCAAGGAGGCGCGCGAACTGGAACTGCTGCCCTCGCGCATCGAAGCGCTGGAAGGCGAAGTCGCCGCGCGCACCCGGGCGATGAACGATCCCGCCTACTACCAGCAATCGCCCGCCGACCTGCAGCGCGCGAACGACGAACTGGCCGCGAAGCAGGCCGAACTGGACCACGCCTACCAGCGCTGGTCGGAGCTGGACGGGTAAGCAGTGGCTTCACTGTAGGAGCGACGTCAGTCGCGACCGCACGCCCTGACGGCCGACCAACGTCGACGCATCCGCTGACCCCGCCAACCTGAATTTCGTCACCACGTTCCATCGCGACCGGACAACGTGCGGTCGCGACTGACAGTCGCTCCTACAACAGGAGGCAGCACCTCACCCGGTGTTCTGCACGCCCTGCGACACGCCGTTGATGCTGGCGACCAGCGCGTGCAGCAGCGCGTCGTCCTCGCGCTCGCTGTCGCGCCAGCGCTTCAGCAGGTCGGCCTGCATCACGCTGATCGGGTCGATGTAGGGATTGCGCAGGCGGATCGACAGCGCGAGGCGCTGGTCGTGCTGCAGCAGCCAGTCGTTGCCGTTGAGCGCCAGCACCCACTGCAGCACCAGAGCGTTCTCGCGGCGGACGCGCGGGAAGAACTCGCCGTGCAGTTCGCCGGACATCTTCGAGTACATCTCGGCGATGCTCAGGTCGCCCTTGGCCAGCACCATCGACACGTCGTCGAGGAAGGTCTTGAAGAACGGCCAGTCGCGGGCCATCTCCTTCAGCGCCTCGTCGCCATAGTGGTCGACCGCCGCCTGCAGGCCGGTGCCGACGCCATACCACCCCGGGATCACCGCGCGCGCCTGGCTCCAGGCGAACACCCACGGGATCGCACGCAGGTTGCCCAGCGCGGCGTCCTGGCCCAGCCGCCGCGACGGACGCGAGCCCAGCGTCATCCGTTCGATCACGTCGATCGGCGTGGCGCTGCGGAAATAGTCCATGAAGCGCGGCGCCTGCACGAAGGCGCGATAGGCCCGCGAACTCTCGCTCGCCACCAGCGCCATGATCTCGCGCCAGCGCGCCTCGCGCGGTTCCGCCGGACGCGGGCGCAGGCTGGACAGCAGCACGGCGCCCACCGACTGTTCCAGCGAACGCAGCGCCAGCGCGCGGATGCCGTACTTGCGGTGGATCACTTCGCCCTGCTCGGTCACGCGCAGGCGACCGTCCACGCTGCCGCGTGGTGCCGCTTCCAGTGCGCGCGTGGTCTTGCCGCCGCCGCGGATGATGGAGCCGCCGCGACCATGGAAGAAGGTCAGCTTGATGCCGAGTTCCTGCGCGGCATCGACCAGGTCCACCTGCGCACGCTGCAGCCCCCAGCGCGAGGCGGCGATACCGCCGTCCTTGCCGCTGTCGGAATACCCCAGCATCACCATCTGCACGTTGCCCCGCGCGGCCAGGTGGGTGCGGTAGACCGGATCGGCCAGCAGGTCGCGCAGCACCTCGGTGCCATGGCCCAGGTCGTCGATGGTCTCGAACAGCGGCGCGATGTCGAGCGGCACCTGGCCTGCGTCGTCGACCAGCCCGCCACGGCGCGCCAGCGCCAGTACGGTGAGCACGTCGGCGCGGCTGTGCGCCATGCTGATGATGTAGGTGCCCAGCGCCTCGGTGCCGTGGCGCGTTCGCGCATCGGCCAGCGCGCGGAACACCGCATCGAGGCGCGCGTTGCCCTCCCGCTCGGACGCGGGCAGCACCTGGTCGCCGCTGGCGTAGGGGCCGAGCAGGGCCGCGCGCTCGACGGCGTCGCGCTCCTCCCATCCGTCGTCGCCGAGCGCGCTGGCGACCGCGCGCGCGTGCACGCTGGACTCCTGCCGCACGTCCAGCCGCGCCAGGTGGAAGCCGAACGTGCGCACGCGCCATGCCAGCCGGCGCACGGCGAACCAGCCGGCGTGCAGGCCCTTGTTGGCCTCCAGGCTGCGCAGGATCAGCGCGATGTCGTCCGCCAGCGCATCGGGCGAGGGATAGGCTTCAGGCCGGTCTTCCAGCGTGGCCTGCAGGCGCGCGCGCATCAGGTCGTTGAGCAGCCGGTAAGGCATGTCGCCATGGCGCGGGCGCGACTTCTTGACGGCCTCGGGCAACAGCGCGCGGTACTCCTCGACCCGTGCCAGCACCTCCGGCGCCACGCCGATGACCGAGGTGGACTGGCTGAGCAGCGTGGTGAGCTGGCGCAGTTCCTTCAGATAACGCGTCAGGATCATGCGGCGCTGCGCATCCAGCGTGGCGGTGACCGTGCCGGCATCGACGTTCGGGTTGCCGTCCATGTCGCCGCCGACCCAGGTGCCGAAGCGCAGCACCCGCGGCAGGTGGGCGGTGACCTGCGGCGCGGCGCCGTACACCTCGGCGATGGCGTTTTCCAGGGTTTCGTACAGCACGGGAATGACGCGGTAGAGCACCTCGATCAGGTAGAAGCCGACGTGCTCGCGCTCGTCCTCCACCCCCGGCCGCACCGGCGAGGAGTCCGAGGTCTGCCAGGCCGAGGTCAGCGCCATGCGGAAGCGCGCGGTGTCGGTCGCCTGCTCACCCGGCGTGCGCGTGCCGTCCAGCCCGTTGATCAGGCTGGCGACCATCAGCTGCTCCTTCTCCAGCAGCGCGCGACGCACGGCTTCGGTCGGGTGCGCGGTGAACACCGGCTCCACGTCGATGCGGGGCAGCCAGTCGGCCAGTTCCTCCAGCGTCACGCCCTGCGCCTTCAGCTTGGCCAGCGTGTCGTGCAGCCCGTCCGGCTGCGGCCGCGCACTGCCGGCGCGCTGGTAGTCCCGGCGGCGGCGGATGCGGTGGACGCGTTCGGCGATGTTGACCACCTGGAAGTAGGTGCTGAACGCGCGGATCAACGACTCCGCCTGCTCCGGCGTCCGCCCCTCCAGCAGGCCCGCCAGCGACTGCGGCGGCTCGCCGGCCTGGCGACGGGCGATGGCCGTGGTGCGCACGCGCTCCACTTCGTCCAGGAACGCCGGGGCGACCTGTTCGGCCAGCATGTCGCCGACCAGGGCGCCGAGCCGGCGCACGTCTTCACGCAGGGGGACATCGGGTGGAGCGAATTCCAGGCTGCGGGGGCTGTTCATGCGCGCGGCGGGTTCCCGTCTTTCGTGGCTGGCCGTGATTGGTATGGTCGCGGAGGACGACTGGTCTGCTGCAAGGCAGCAATCCGAAGCCTACCCGATCACGTGAACGGTGGCGTCATCGTTTCATCCGGAACAAGCGATATAATGGCCGCCCTTCGCCGAGGGGCGCTGCGACCGAGACATGGGCGGATCTTTCCGCAGGAGCCTGCACCTGACGTGCAGCGTCTCCACATAGTCCGGCCAGGCTCGGCGGAATGAACCTGCAACGGCGCCCGGATACCCTGCGACCCTGATCGCACAGACCGGAGCAAGAGCCATGAACGCAGTACGCACGTTTTCGACCGAAGGCGACTACAAGGTCGCCGACATCTCGCTGGCCGATTGGGGCCGCAAGGAACTGGACATCGCCGAGCACGAGATGCCCGGCCTGATGTCGATCCGCCGCAAGCACGCCGCCGGCAAGCCGCTGAAGGGCGTGCGCGTGACCGGCTCGCTGCACATGACCATCCAGACCGCGGTGCTGATCGAGACGCTGAAGGACATCGGCGCCGACGTCCGCTGGGCCTCGTGCAACATCTTCTCGACCCAGGACCACGCCGCCGCCGCGATCGCCGCCACCGGCACCCCGGTGTTCGCCTGGAAGGGCGAGACGCTGGAAGAGTACTGGGACTGCACGCTCGACGCGCTGACCTTCACCCTGCCCGACGGCACCCTGACCGGCCCGGAGCTGGTGGTCGACGACGGCGGCGACGTCACCCTGCTGATCCACAAGGGCTACGAGCTGGAACAGGGCGACACCACCTGGGTCAACAGCGCCTCCGGCAGCCACGAGGAGCAGGTGATCAAGGACCTGCTGAAGCGCGTGGCCAAGGAGCGCCCCGGCTACTGGACCCGCGTGGTCAAGGACTGGAAGGGCGTGTCCGAGGAGACCACCACCGGCGTGCACCGCCTCTACCAGATCGCCGAGCAGGGCAAGCTGCTGGTGCCGGCGATCAACGTCAACGACTCGGTCACCAAGTCCAAGTTCGACAACCTGTACGGCTGCCGCGAGTCGCTGGCCGACGGCCTGAAGCGCGCGATGGACGTGATGCTGGCCGGCAAGGTCGCCGTGGTCTGCGGTTACGGCGACGTGGGCAAGGGTTCGGCGCATTCGCTGCGCGCGTACGGTGCCCGCGTCATCGTCACCGAGATCGATCCGATCTGCGCGCTGCAGGCGGCGATGGAAGGCTTCGAGGTCAACACCGTCGAGGACAGCCTGGGCCAGGCCGACATCTACGTCACCACGACCGGCAACAAGGACATCATCACCCTCGAGCACATGAAGGCGATGAAGGACCAGGCCATCGTCTGCAACATCGGCCACTTCGACAACGAGATCCAGGTGGATGCGCTGTACGCCTCGGACGCCAAGCGGATCAACATCAAGCCGCAGGTGGACAAGTTCGTGTTCCCGAACGGCAACGCGATCTTCCTGCTGGCCGAAGGCCGCCTGGTGAACCTGGGCTGCGCCACCGGCCACCCGAGCTTCGTCATGTCGAACTCCTTCGCCAACCAGACGCTGGCGCAGATCGACCTGTGGGCGAACAAGGACGTGTATGAGAAGACCGTCTACCGCCTGCCGAAGCAGCTGGACGAGGAAGTCGCGCGCCTGCACCTGGAGAAGATCGGCGTGAAGCTGACCACGCTCACCAAGGAACAGGCCGACTACCTGGGCGTGGCCGTCGAAGGCCCGTACAAGCCGGACCACTACCGCTACTGATCGACGCGGTTCCACTGCGACGAAAGAACGGGCGCCTCAGGGCGCCCGTTCTGCATTCCGTGCAGCGAACGTCCTTCGCAGCCATTGCTCCGCAACCATTTCCATACCGCTGGGCGCTTGCCTCGCTATCGCGATCATCGCAAGCTTGGCCGCCATGCCGTCGCCCAAGCCTGCACCTGGGGCTGCGACGCAACGAACCAGCACCGGGAGTGGACATGCAACGCGACCAGGGGAGCGACGGCACCGCGCACCCCGCCGACAAGGCGCTATCCTCGACGGAACCCCGGTTGGGCGAAAAGATCGGCTACGGCGTCGGCGATTTCGGCTTCAACCTGTACTGGGCGAACATCTCGGCGTTCCTGCTCATCTTCTACACCGACGTGATGGGCCTGGCCGCCGCGGCCGTCGGCACCATGATGCTGGTCACCAAGATCGTGGATGCCATCACCGACCCGTTGATGGGAGCGCTGGCCGATCGCACCCGCAGCCGGCTGGGCCGGTTCCGCCCCTATCTGCTGTACGGCGCGTTGCCGCTGGCGTTCACTGGCGTGCTGACGTGGACGGTGCCCGACCTGGGTGAAGGCGGGAAGCTGGTATGGGCCTATGCGACCTTCACGCTGATGATGCTGGCTTACACGGTGGTGAGCATTCCTTATTCCGCGCTGTCGGGCGTGATCACCGCTGACAGCCAGCACCGTACGCAGCTGATCAGCTTCCGTTTCATCGCCGCGTTCGCCGGGACCATGGCGGTGAACTGGCTGACGCTGGACCTGGTGCGCTGGCTGGGGCGCGGCGATCAGGCGCTGGGCTGGCAGCTGACGCTATCGCTGTACGGCGTGATCGCCACCGCGGCCTTCGTCACCGTGGCCCTGACCACGCGCGAACGCGTGTCGCCGCCGCCCCAGCAGGCCAGCGCCGTGCGCCAGGACGTGAGGGATCTGCTGCACAACCGGCCATGGATGGTGCTGTTCGCGCTGGCGCTGATCATCATGGTGACCATCGTGATGCGCGGCGGCTCGTTGGCCTATTACCTGAAGTACCACCTCGGCCGCCCCGAGCTGACCGGCCTGTTCCTGGGCATGTACGCGCTGGCGCTGGCGGTGGGCGCCGGGCTGACGCCGCTGATGACCCGCTACGTGGACAAGCGCCGGCTGATGGCGTGGCTGATGGCCGGCGTGGGCGTGGTGAGCGGCGCGATGTTCTTCATCCCGGCCGATGCCGTGTGGACCATGTTCGCGCTCAACCTGCTGGTCGGGCTGATGCTGGGGCCGAAATCGCCGCTGGCCTTCTCGATGTACGCCGACTGCGCCGACTACACCGAATGGAAGACCGGCCGCCGCGCCACCGCGATGACCTTCGCCGCCGCCACCTTCTCGCAGAAGCTCGGCGGCGCGCTGGCCTCGGCGACCATCGCGTGGATTCTCGCCGGCATGGGCTACGTGGCCAACGAAGCGCAGTCGGATGCATCGCGGCTCGGCATCGTGCTGCTGCTGACCGTCATTCCCGGCGGCGTCGCCCTGCTGGCGGCATGGGTGATGCGCTTCTATCCGCTGGATGGCGCGACGCTGGCGCAGGTACAGGCCGACCTGCGGGCACGCCGGGAGGCGACGGCATGACGGAGGTTCCGTACGGTTTCGAGGAGGACGGCCGACGCTTCGTGCTGACCAGCCCCACGGCGATGCCGGCCGCGTCCACCTTCCTCTGGAACCGCCGCATGCTGCTGCAGCTCAACTGCCGCGGCTTCGCCACCGCGCAGTTCATGCAGCCCGAACCCGCCAAGTACGCGCACGCACCGACGCTGGAGGCCAAGACCTTCATGCAGCCGGAGCAGCCGTACTACGCGCATCACCCCGGCCGCTTCTGCTACGTGAAGGACGAGGAGGACGGCACGCTGTTCTCGGTGCCGCACGAGCCGGTACGCCGTGCGCCGGAGGCGTTCGCGTTCTCCGTCGGCCTCCACGATGTCGCGTGGCGCGTGCAGTGCGACGGGATCGAGGTGGAATGGAGCGTGGTGTTGCCGGTCGACGACGTGGCCGAGCTGTGGACATTGCGCGTGCGCAACCGGTCG includes the following:
- a CDS encoding ATP-binding cassette domain-containing protein; this encodes MSLMQFQRVDFSVGGPLLLEHVDLSIEPGERVCIVGRNGMGKSTLMRLMAGELKPDDGEIRVQNGVVVARMAQEVPQDTQGTVFDVVAEGLGDLGQLLARYHHALHDGDMDAMGDAQAQIEARNGWDLDRRVQQVLERLELPEETDFAALSGGMKRRVLLAQALVRDPDILLLDEPTNHLDIEAIAWLEGFLKSFGGSIVFVTHDRSFLRSLATRILEIDRGQLTSWPGDYDNYLRRREERLHAEAQENARFDKLLAQEEVWIRQGIKARRTRNEGRVTALKAMRRERAQRRELSGNVKMEAAAAQSSGKKVIEARHITQAYDGRTLLDDVSATIMRGDRVGIIGPNGAGKSTLLKILLGELAPQQGEVKLGTGLQIAYFDQHRSQLDESRTALENVAEGSDFVEINGSRKHIIGYLQDFLFSPERARAPITRLSGGERNRLLLAKLFAQASNLLVMDEPTNDLDVETLELLEELLLDYKGTLLLVSHDRDFLDNVVTSTLVLEGEGRLGDYVGGYSDWLRQRRTPGPVSATTATATTTVKPALSKQPEPVAAKRKLGFKEARELELLPSRIEALEGEVAARTRAMNDPAYYQQSPADLQRANDELAAKQAELDHAYQRWSELDG
- the ppc gene encoding phosphoenolpyruvate carboxylase is translated as MNSPRSLEFAPPDVPLREDVRRLGALVGDMLAEQVAPAFLDEVERVRTTAIARRQAGEPPQSLAGLLEGRTPEQAESLIRAFSTYFQVVNIAERVHRIRRRRDYQRAGSARPQPDGLHDTLAKLKAQGVTLEELADWLPRIDVEPVFTAHPTEAVRRALLEKEQLMVASLINGLDGTRTPGEQATDTARFRMALTSAWQTSDSSPVRPGVEDEREHVGFYLIEVLYRVIPVLYETLENAIAEVYGAAPQVTAHLPRVLRFGTWVGGDMDGNPNVDAGTVTATLDAQRRMILTRYLKELRQLTTLLSQSTSVIGVAPEVLARVEEYRALLPEAVKKSRPRHGDMPYRLLNDLMRARLQATLEDRPEAYPSPDALADDIALILRSLEANKGLHAGWFAVRRLAWRVRTFGFHLARLDVRQESSVHARAVASALGDDGWEERDAVERAALLGPYASGDQVLPASEREGNARLDAVFRALADARTRHGTEALGTYIISMAHSRADVLTVLALARRGGLVDDAGQVPLDIAPLFETIDDLGHGTEVLRDLLADPVYRTHLAARGNVQMVMLGYSDSGKDGGIAASRWGLQRAQVDLVDAAQELGIKLTFFHGRGGSIIRGGGKTTRALEAAPRGSVDGRLRVTEQGEVIHRKYGIRALALRSLEQSVGAVLLSSLRPRPAEPREARWREIMALVASESSRAYRAFVQAPRFMDYFRSATPIDVIERMTLGSRPSRRLGQDAALGNLRAIPWVFAWSQARAVIPGWYGVGTGLQAAVDHYGDEALKEMARDWPFFKTFLDDVSMVLAKGDLSIAEMYSKMSGELHGEFFPRVRRENALVLQWVLALNGNDWLLQHDQRLALSIRLRNPYIDPISVMQADLLKRWRDSEREDDALLHALVASINGVSQGVQNTG
- the ahcY gene encoding adenosylhomocysteinase — translated: MNAVRTFSTEGDYKVADISLADWGRKELDIAEHEMPGLMSIRRKHAAGKPLKGVRVTGSLHMTIQTAVLIETLKDIGADVRWASCNIFSTQDHAAAAIAATGTPVFAWKGETLEEYWDCTLDALTFTLPDGTLTGPELVVDDGGDVTLLIHKGYELEQGDTTWVNSASGSHEEQVIKDLLKRVAKERPGYWTRVVKDWKGVSEETTTGVHRLYQIAEQGKLLVPAINVNDSVTKSKFDNLYGCRESLADGLKRAMDVMLAGKVAVVCGYGDVGKGSAHSLRAYGARVIVTEIDPICALQAAMEGFEVNTVEDSLGQADIYVTTTGNKDIITLEHMKAMKDQAIVCNIGHFDNEIQVDALYASDAKRINIKPQVDKFVFPNGNAIFLLAEGRLVNLGCATGHPSFVMSNSFANQTLAQIDLWANKDVYEKTVYRLPKQLDEEVARLHLEKIGVKLTTLTKEQADYLGVAVEGPYKPDHYRY
- a CDS encoding MFS transporter; this encodes MQRDQGSDGTAHPADKALSSTEPRLGEKIGYGVGDFGFNLYWANISAFLLIFYTDVMGLAAAAVGTMMLVTKIVDAITDPLMGALADRTRSRLGRFRPYLLYGALPLAFTGVLTWTVPDLGEGGKLVWAYATFTLMMLAYTVVSIPYSALSGVITADSQHRTQLISFRFIAAFAGTMAVNWLTLDLVRWLGRGDQALGWQLTLSLYGVIATAAFVTVALTTRERVSPPPQQASAVRQDVRDLLHNRPWMVLFALALIIMVTIVMRGGSLAYYLKYHLGRPELTGLFLGMYALALAVGAGLTPLMTRYVDKRRLMAWLMAGVGVVSGAMFFIPADAVWTMFALNLLVGLMLGPKSPLAFSMYADCADYTEWKTGRRATAMTFAAATFSQKLGGALASATIAWILAGMGYVANEAQSDASRLGIVLLLTVIPGGVALLAAWVMRFYPLDGATLAQVQADLRARREATA